A genomic window from Streptomyces sp. WMMC940 includes:
- a CDS encoding helix-turn-helix domain-containing protein, which translates to MANALQELVKSRLEQQGWSYGDVARRGGVPRSTVHHLATAERVTRMPQQATLEGLARGLELPLDSVRRAAAEACGIHLYFEETPGTPADPEVATLIASVQQLSPADRRHVTALVESLLRNTRRPDTGADTHTHPGTDTDTHPGAGTGTDTGSGPRTGHDTGTHPGTHQSTDPHPATD; encoded by the coding sequence GTGGCCAACGCACTGCAGGAATTGGTGAAGAGCCGGCTGGAGCAGCAGGGCTGGTCCTACGGCGACGTGGCCCGGCGCGGGGGCGTCCCGCGTTCCACCGTGCACCACCTGGCCACCGCCGAACGCGTCACCCGCATGCCGCAGCAGGCCACGCTCGAGGGCCTGGCCAGAGGACTGGAACTGCCCCTGGACTCCGTCCGCAGGGCCGCGGCCGAAGCCTGCGGGATCCACCTGTACTTCGAGGAGACCCCCGGCACACCCGCCGACCCCGAGGTCGCCACCCTCATCGCCAGCGTCCAGCAGCTCTCCCCGGCCGACCGCCGCCACGTCACCGCACTCGTCGAATCCCTCCTGCGCAACACCCGCCGACCCGACACCGGCGCAGACACCCACACCCACCCCGGCACAGACACCGACACCCACCCCGGCGCCGGCACCGGCACAGACACCGGCTCAGGACCCCGCACGGGCCACGACACCGGCACCCACCCCGGCACCCACCAGAGCACGGACCCCCACCCCGCCACCGACTGA